The proteins below are encoded in one region of Nitrospira sp.:
- a CDS encoding ABC transporter — protein sequence MSSLALRADGLSKKYVINVGRRGSDSIAESVGGSVGTLFKTIAGWRHRSTVREEVWSLRDVSFQINRGEVVGIIGRNGAGKSTLLKIMSRITEPTSGRAEIFGRVGTLLEVGTGFHPELTGRDNIYLSGIILGMNKEEIDKKFDEIVAFSDIEKYIDTPVKRYSSGMYVRLAFAVGAHLDPEILIVDEVLAVGDAQFQQKCMNKMHDIGAQGRTVIFVSHNMQAVTRLCQRAILLDRGAVIADGPSSQVAGTYLHAGYSTGPVREWPDVGSAPGDSTARLRAVRVRGHDGHIVHTVDIRQTFAVEIEIDVLEEGWVLIPAFVLVNQEGVHLFEAFDLDPDWRRRPRQVGRYVVTGWVPGNLLAEGSFFVSPACISLVPHRVQFYVEEVAGFQVMDSLAGDSARGDFTGDMLGVMRPMLKWTTSYHNR from the coding sequence ATGTCATCTCTTGCATTGAGAGCCGATGGGCTCTCGAAAAAATATGTAATCAATGTGGGTCGGCGTGGAAGTGACTCCATTGCCGAAAGTGTTGGCGGTAGTGTCGGCACCCTGTTCAAGACAATCGCGGGCTGGCGGCATCGTTCGACCGTCCGTGAGGAAGTGTGGTCGCTCAGAGACGTCTCGTTTCAGATTAACCGCGGGGAGGTCGTTGGTATTATTGGGCGCAACGGCGCCGGCAAGAGCACACTGCTCAAGATCATGTCGAGAATCACGGAGCCCACCAGCGGGCGAGCAGAGATCTTCGGTCGTGTAGGGACTTTGTTAGAGGTTGGGACGGGGTTTCACCCCGAATTGACGGGACGGGATAATATTTACCTCAGCGGTATCATCCTTGGTATGAACAAGGAAGAAATCGACAAGAAATTCGACGAAATTGTGGCCTTCTCTGACATTGAAAAGTACATCGACACGCCTGTAAAGCGGTACTCCAGTGGGATGTATGTTCGGCTCGCCTTTGCGGTCGGCGCCCACCTCGATCCTGAAATACTCATTGTCGATGAAGTGCTCGCAGTCGGAGATGCGCAGTTTCAGCAAAAGTGCATGAACAAGATGCACGACATTGGCGCGCAGGGCCGTACGGTCATTTTTGTGTCCCATAATATGCAAGCTGTGACACGATTGTGCCAGCGTGCCATCTTGTTGGATCGGGGGGCGGTGATCGCTGATGGGCCATCTTCACAGGTAGCCGGGACCTACCTCCATGCAGGGTACAGTACGGGGCCGGTGCGAGAGTGGCCTGACGTAGGATCGGCCCCCGGCGATAGCACGGCCCGGCTACGTGCGGTGCGTGTCAGGGGGCATGATGGACACATTGTGCATACCGTCGATATTCGGCAAACGTTTGCTGTCGAGATAGAGATTGATGTCCTGGAAGAAGGATGGGTTCTCATTCCGGCCTTCGTCCTTGTGAACCAAGAAGGGGTTCATCTTTTCGAGGCGTTTGACCTGGATCCCGATTGGCGAAGACGCCCACGGCAGGTCGGACGGTATGTTGTAACCGGGTGGGTGCCTGGAAATCTTTTGGCGGAAGGGAGTTTCTTTGTAAGTCCTGCCTGCATTTCGCTTGTGCCGCATCGTGTGCAGTTCTATGTGGAGGAGGTCGCTGGATTTCAGGTCATGGACAGTCTAGCGGGAGATTCGGCGAGAGGGGATTTCACTGGAGATATGCTCGGTGTCATGCGCCCGATGCTCAAGTGGACGACGTCGTATCATAACCGCTAG
- a CDS encoding ABC transporter, with protein MNSIAVRATQIAKKYVIRVGERRVDSLAEGVKHKCRRMFGSLGRASVHDLRREEIWPLKDASFEINRGEVVGVIGRNGAGKSTLLKILSRITEPTRGRAEIHGRVGTLLEVGTGFHPELTGRDNIYLSGIILGMRKAEIDRKFEEIVEFAGIGKFVDTPVKRYSSGMYVRLAFAVGAHLEPEVLIVDEVLAVGDMQFQKKCLDKMHEIGDQGRTVIFVSHNMQAITRLCRRVLLLDQGRLIADGGPGHVVGAYLHAGANASSVREWSDVETAPGDATARLRAIRIRTGGDSAGDIVDVRRDFLVEMEFDVLEPGLELIPNVVITNEEGIDLFETFDLDPSWRHRPRNRGRYRSSVRIPGNLLPEGTFFVSPACFSMTPHRVQFYEREVIAFQVVDEVQGDSARGHYSGEMLGVVRPKLQWYTHYVPEAPGYGRSTQAA; from the coding sequence ATGAACTCGATCGCAGTGCGAGCCACACAGATTGCGAAGAAATATGTGATCAGAGTCGGGGAGCGGCGGGTAGACTCCTTGGCGGAAGGAGTAAAGCACAAGTGCCGGCGTATGTTCGGGAGCTTGGGGCGGGCCTCCGTTCATGATTTGAGACGAGAGGAGATTTGGCCACTGAAGGATGCCTCATTTGAAATCAATCGCGGTGAAGTCGTCGGTGTCATTGGTAGGAACGGTGCAGGGAAGAGCACGCTACTGAAAATTCTTTCAAGAATCACAGAGCCGACTCGGGGACGTGCAGAAATCCACGGGCGAGTGGGGACGCTACTGGAGGTTGGAACGGGATTTCACCCTGAACTGACCGGGCGGGATAATATTTATCTCAGCGGGATCATTCTCGGAATGCGAAAAGCAGAGATCGATCGAAAGTTTGAGGAGATTGTTGAGTTTGCCGGGATCGGGAAATTCGTCGATACCCCGGTTAAACGATACTCCAGCGGCATGTACGTGCGGCTTGCCTTCGCGGTCGGAGCTCACCTAGAACCGGAAGTATTGATTGTGGACGAAGTGCTGGCCGTCGGCGATATGCAGTTCCAGAAAAAGTGTTTGGACAAAATGCATGAGATCGGGGATCAAGGGCGCACGGTTATCTTTGTCTCGCATAACATGCAGGCGATCACGCGCCTGTGTCGTCGTGTGTTGTTGCTGGACCAGGGGCGACTAATAGCGGATGGCGGACCAGGGCACGTGGTCGGGGCCTATTTGCATGCTGGGGCAAACGCCTCAAGTGTGCGAGAGTGGTCTGACGTAGAGACGGCTCCGGGCGATGCGACGGCGCGGCTCCGAGCGATTCGGATTAGGACCGGAGGCGATTCGGCAGGGGACATCGTTGACGTGCGGCGGGACTTTCTCGTTGAGATGGAATTTGATGTCCTTGAGCCAGGATTAGAGCTCATTCCAAACGTCGTGATCACCAATGAGGAAGGCATTGATTTGTTCGAGACGTTCGATTTGGACCCTTCATGGAGACACCGCCCCCGGAATCGAGGGCGTTATCGAAGCTCTGTCAGGATTCCAGGTAACCTGCTTCCAGAGGGCACGTTTTTCGTCAGCCCTGCATGCTTTTCAATGACACCCCACCGGGTCCAATTCTACGAGCGAGAGGTCATCGCCTTCCAAGTGGTCGATGAAGTCCAAGGTGACTCTGCGCGAGGACACTATTCTGGTGAAATGTTAGGAGTCGTGCGACCCAAGCTGCAGTGGTACACACACTACGTCCCGGAAGCGCCGGGATATGGCCGTTCGACGCAGGCAGCCTGA
- a CDS encoding transport permease protein has protein sequence MSVQTPSIIIQPSTQLFRLGVKALWQYRELLYFLAWRDLKARYAQTIVGLAWAVLQPLAMMIVFTIVFSHLARLPSDGIPYPIFAYAALVPWSYVAKSLDRAGFSVVAESNLITKVYFPRMIVPFSATLGGLVDFGIAFILLFAMMIWFGIPVGWQIVALPFFVLMIVTISTAVSLWLAALYVRYRDVGALVPLLTQVWMFASPIVYPVSIVPKDWQWLYSMNPIVGVIQGFRWTLLGAQPPDPFVLMQNMIAIGLILIGGMAYFNRMERTFADVI, from the coding sequence ATGAGCGTCCAGACCCCCTCGATCATTATTCAGCCATCAACTCAGTTGTTCCGACTTGGCGTGAAAGCACTCTGGCAATATCGGGAGTTGCTGTATTTTTTGGCATGGCGAGATCTGAAGGCACGGTATGCCCAGACGATAGTCGGATTGGCATGGGCCGTGTTGCAGCCATTGGCAATGATGATTGTCTTTACCATTGTCTTTAGCCACCTGGCGAGACTTCCATCGGATGGAATTCCCTACCCAATCTTTGCCTATGCAGCGCTAGTGCCATGGAGTTATGTGGCAAAAAGTTTGGATCGAGCTGGATTCAGTGTTGTTGCGGAATCAAATCTTATTACGAAGGTCTACTTCCCGAGAATGATCGTGCCCTTTTCCGCCACGCTGGGAGGGTTGGTCGATTTTGGGATCGCCTTTATCTTACTGTTTGCGATGATGATATGGTTTGGCATACCGGTCGGCTGGCAGATCGTAGCGCTGCCTTTCTTTGTCCTGATGATTGTGACCATTTCGACGGCGGTCAGCCTTTGGTTAGCCGCATTGTACGTCAGATATCGTGATGTCGGTGCGCTGGTTCCGCTGTTGACTCAAGTCTGGATGTTCGCCTCTCCCATCGTGTACCCCGTCAGCATTGTGCCGAAGGACTGGCAATGGCTGTACAGCATGAATCCGATCGTAGGGGTGATTCAAGGTTTTCGGTGGACGCTTCTAGGCGCACAGCCGCCAGATCCCTTCGTGCTGATGCAAAACATGATTGCGATCGGGCTTATCCTGATCGGTGGAATGGCGTATTTCAATCGAATGGAGCGAACCTTTGCTGACGTAATTTGA
- a CDS encoding polysaccharide deacetylase, protein MSDSSPSHCLTFDIEEHFQVSAFASPMRRRHWDQFESRVTENTDKILTMLAARGLRATFFVLGWVAERCPVVVQRIALEGHEVASHGYAHELVTSQLSHEFREDVKKAKGVLEDLCGRQVIGYRAPSFSITKDSLWALPILVEEGYRYDTSVFPVIHDTYGIPGAAPSLHKVSTEKGDLWELPPSTVEFGGVRVPIAGGGYFRFCPYPLFRMLLRKAERAGDPLVTYFHPWELDPEQPRMTGPWLSRVRHYTNLRKTEPRLIQLLSEFSFGAIRDVIKPIRELYQTDATAQAGSGTVASSSMTESRSGAARASSIS, encoded by the coding sequence ATGTCTGACTCGTCCCCTTCCCATTGCCTGACCTTCGATATTGAGGAACATTTTCAGGTTTCGGCATTCGCATCGCCGATGCGACGGCGCCATTGGGATCAGTTCGAAAGCCGCGTGACCGAGAACACCGATAAAATTCTGACCATGCTTGCAGCGAGAGGGTTACGAGCCACGTTTTTTGTCTTGGGCTGGGTAGCTGAGCGTTGTCCGGTTGTCGTCCAGAGAATCGCGTTGGAAGGGCACGAAGTGGCGTCTCATGGATACGCGCACGAATTGGTCACCTCTCAATTGTCTCACGAATTTCGTGAGGACGTGAAGAAGGCGAAGGGTGTCCTCGAGGATCTCTGCGGAAGACAGGTCATTGGATATAGAGCACCAAGCTTCTCAATCACGAAGGATTCGTTATGGGCGTTGCCAATCCTCGTTGAAGAGGGCTATCGGTACGATACGAGTGTTTTCCCAGTCATCCACGATACCTACGGGATTCCGGGGGCCGCGCCGTCTCTACACAAGGTGTCGACCGAGAAGGGAGACTTGTGGGAATTGCCGCCCTCGACCGTGGAGTTCGGGGGAGTCAGGGTACCGATCGCGGGTGGTGGGTATTTTAGATTCTGCCCCTATCCGTTGTTCAGAATGTTATTGCGAAAGGCTGAACGTGCGGGCGACCCACTGGTGACGTACTTCCATCCGTGGGAACTGGACCCTGAACAACCGAGAATGACGGGTCCCTGGCTCTCTCGGGTGCGTCACTACACCAACCTTCGGAAAACCGAACCGCGGCTCATCCAACTGCTGTCAGAATTCAGCTTCGGAGCCATCCGGGACGTCATTAAGCCGATTCGCGAGTTATACCAAACCGATGCAACTGCGCAAGCAGGAAGCGGGACAGTCGCCTCTTCAAGCATGACCGAGTCACGATCGGGCGCTGCTCGTGCCTCCTCGATAAGTTGA
- a CDS encoding sugar ABC transporter substrate-binding protein, which translates to MQILLSLVVAALLSLGATCQGPQDDYAVKFAAPTEFLIGPEDVLVVNVWRNQELSKEVIVRPDGKISMPLIGDVPAAGLTAQALSKRIADGLAEFMSSPTVSVTVKEINSYYIYVLGEVSRPGKFTLKSFATVLQGISYAGGFTQFAARNKMHVLRMVTNGHGEPKQVQIPVPYDDIVLGKNLEANFVLKAGDVIVVP; encoded by the coding sequence ATGCAAATCCTTCTTAGCTTGGTGGTTGCGGCACTGCTGTCGCTGGGGGCGACGTGCCAGGGACCACAAGATGATTACGCTGTCAAATTTGCAGCGCCGACAGAATTCCTGATTGGCCCGGAGGACGTGCTTGTCGTAAATGTGTGGCGTAATCAGGAGTTGTCGAAGGAAGTGATCGTTCGACCGGACGGGAAAATTTCGATGCCCCTTATCGGCGACGTGCCTGCCGCCGGTTTGACCGCACAGGCACTGTCAAAGCGGATCGCAGATGGGCTCGCCGAATTCATGTCCAGCCCGACCGTCTCGGTTACAGTGAAAGAGATCAATAGCTATTACATCTATGTGCTTGGGGAAGTGAGCCGCCCCGGGAAGTTCACGTTGAAATCCTTTGCAACGGTGCTCCAGGGTATTTCTTACGCCGGAGGATTCACGCAGTTCGCCGCCAGGAACAAGATGCATGTGCTTCGCATGGTGACTAATGGGCATGGGGAGCCCAAGCAGGTCCAGATTCCAGTTCCTTATGACGACATTGTCCTGGGGAAAAATCTGGAGGCAAATTTTGTTCTAAAGGCTGGCGATGTTATCGTTGTTCCGTAG
- the glgA2 gene encoding glycogen synthase 2 — protein MKPLKILMVTSEVSPLAKTGGLADMVSGLSFALAELGHDVRIVLPRYSSIGNHVVSVIGPHMLDVRRGLMTGTATAEEVALRAMGAEGNRRPKFFTIRKDEYYARSGLYQESGKDYPDNLARFAFFCSAVLELMALWEKVDGWIPDVVHGHDWQTSLLPVYLKSEVSNRSRVSVTRTLLTIHNIGYQGIFPGEQFESLGLPLDRFTPRTLEFYGSVNVLKGGIIFADALTTVSPTYCREIQTAEYGFGLEGVLRERGDHLTGIVNGIDTVVWNPETDPWIAARYSIADRSGKATCKSALQEECGLPIRKVPLLAVVSRLVSQKGIDLVIDAASIVLEREVQLVVLGTGDPDLEAQLSALEARHADKVKVFIKFDEGLSHRIQAGADMFLVPSRYEPCGLTQLYSLRYGTVPIVRRTGGLADTVVGVADSPRRRKSTGFLFDEPSGTALATVIDSALTKYRSKVLWSNLILRGMQVDFSWEESARQYAKAYEAVATRS, from the coding sequence ATGAAGCCCTTAAAGATCCTCATGGTAACCTCCGAAGTGTCCCCGCTGGCGAAGACCGGTGGTTTGGCGGACATGGTTTCGGGCTTGTCGTTCGCCCTGGCTGAGCTTGGGCATGATGTTCGTATCGTGTTGCCTCGGTATTCCTCTATCGGGAATCACGTTGTGAGTGTCATAGGCCCCCATATGCTGGATGTGCGCAGAGGGCTGATGACTGGAACGGCAACAGCGGAAGAAGTCGCACTCCGCGCGATGGGTGCAGAAGGCAATAGACGGCCGAAGTTTTTCACTATTAGAAAGGATGAGTACTATGCACGGTCCGGGCTGTATCAGGAATCCGGGAAAGATTATCCGGACAATCTGGCCCGGTTCGCCTTTTTTTGCAGCGCTGTTCTTGAATTGATGGCTCTCTGGGAGAAAGTGGACGGGTGGATCCCGGATGTGGTGCATGGCCACGATTGGCAAACCAGTCTGTTGCCCGTGTACCTCAAATCCGAGGTGTCGAATCGCTCGCGCGTGTCGGTCACGCGCACGCTTCTGACCATTCATAATATTGGATACCAAGGCATATTCCCTGGTGAACAGTTCGAGTCTCTCGGGTTGCCTCTGGATCGTTTTACGCCCCGCACGCTCGAATTTTATGGGTCCGTCAATGTTCTGAAGGGGGGGATCATTTTTGCCGACGCACTCACAACGGTGAGCCCGACTTATTGTCGTGAAATTCAAACAGCCGAATACGGATTTGGGCTCGAGGGCGTGCTCCGCGAGCGGGGTGACCACCTCACTGGAATCGTGAACGGCATAGATACGGTCGTATGGAATCCGGAGACGGACCCATGGATTGCTGCAAGGTACTCGATTGCGGATCGAAGCGGCAAGGCTACTTGCAAATCTGCGCTTCAGGAAGAATGCGGATTGCCGATACGCAAGGTCCCTTTATTGGCAGTGGTATCACGGCTCGTTTCGCAAAAGGGGATTGATCTGGTTATAGACGCGGCCTCGATAGTCCTTGAACGAGAGGTGCAACTGGTCGTGCTCGGGACGGGAGACCCTGATCTCGAAGCCCAGCTCTCGGCGTTAGAGGCGCGGCATGCCGACAAGGTGAAAGTGTTCATTAAATTCGACGAAGGGCTGTCACACCGTATTCAGGCAGGGGCGGATATGTTCCTCGTTCCGTCACGCTACGAGCCATGCGGACTGACGCAATTGTACAGCCTTCGGTATGGGACTGTTCCCATCGTTCGACGCACAGGTGGATTAGCGGATACTGTCGTAGGCGTGGCGGACTCTCCCAGACGACGGAAGTCAACTGGTTTCCTGTTCGATGAACCTTCAGGGACGGCGTTGGCGACAGTCATCGACTCTGCGCTCACCAAATACAGAAGCAAGGTACTGTGGTCGAACCTCATTCTGAGGGGGATGCAGGTTGACTTCAGTTGGGAAGAGTCGGCCAGGCAATATGCAAAGGCGTATGAGGCAGTAGCCACACGGTCGTGA
- a CDS encoding DNA repair protein RecO has protein sequence MSVGLSVSTRSRHNLVIVMPLLSTPAIGLKSRKWGEADRIATVYTLRHGKIRGIARGARRMKSQFGSGLDPFVYSTMHLFEKPNDTLYRIRQVDVTEPFLEFRENLAMLSAAARMVNTVSAMTADGDPDPPVFDTLLMGLRTLQEGSDPSMTALVFQVRMMGHTGFRPQMDQCAGCGKLLARAGGHFSPKAGGLLCAICMMRQPLHCVSLSPGSLAMLQQAVRLPGTMWPRLRAAGRVRYELETAVARYIETIAGRRLPVVADLCRS, from the coding sequence GTGAGTGTAGGTCTCTCGGTTTCGACGAGAAGTCGACACAACCTCGTCATTGTCATGCCGCTACTCAGCACACCAGCCATCGGACTCAAGAGTCGCAAGTGGGGTGAGGCGGATCGGATTGCGACCGTGTATACCTTACGGCACGGAAAAATACGTGGGATCGCGCGTGGGGCCAGGCGGATGAAAAGTCAGTTCGGCAGCGGGCTTGACCCATTCGTTTATTCGACGATGCATCTGTTCGAGAAACCCAACGATACGCTCTATCGAATTCGCCAGGTAGATGTTACGGAGCCGTTCTTGGAATTTCGTGAGAATTTGGCGATGCTGTCTGCCGCGGCACGTATGGTGAACACGGTGTCGGCGATGACCGCCGACGGAGATCCAGACCCACCCGTGTTCGATACATTGTTGATGGGACTTCGAACGCTTCAAGAAGGAAGCGATCCATCCATGACGGCGCTCGTCTTTCAAGTCCGGATGATGGGGCATACCGGGTTCCGGCCGCAAATGGACCAGTGCGCGGGATGCGGTAAGCTTCTCGCGCGGGCGGGAGGCCATTTCTCGCCTAAAGCGGGGGGGTTGTTGTGCGCAATTTGCATGATGCGACAACCACTCCATTGCGTCTCCTTGTCGCCGGGTAGCTTGGCGATGCTTCAGCAGGCTGTGAGGTTGCCTGGTACCATGTGGCCGCGGTTGCGAGCAGCGGGGCGGGTTCGATACGAGTTGGAAACGGCTGTTGCACGATATATCGAAACGATTGCCGGGCGTCGATTGCCGGTTGTCGCGGATTTATGTCGATCGTGA
- a CDS encoding magnesium transporter MgtE yields the protein MSQSSTGRRAVDPNDVGGESTHASVPVSRVQIGEQGPSKFDLLLEGIERLLRRGAITNLTRMLGKLHPADIAKVITHLSVVKDKRTIFELVRGEKQRGLVLSELDADSITAVLADLQAPDLAWLLKDQEPDDVAYILGVLPEERAQDVLALMKAEVSTEVAGILQHPKDTAGGIMTTEFFSLSDDTTAQEAIHRLQEASDAKNVFYLYVRDRDERLVGVLSLRQLLTVPPQTALKNIMTRDVISVDVDMDQEEVARQVASYNLLAIPVTEKDGRLVGIITVDDVVDVIREEATEDMLKMAGALEEDLLSKSSSLSAARTRFPWLFTNLFGSLLSGAILWYFRYTLQEVVAVVSFIPVIAAMGGNVGLQSSTLIIRGLATGLIELTDVWKVFLREIRVALLLGLACGVLLTLIGWIWHGHGYLGMVVGTSLVAAFLVSTSMATFMPIVLKRNGIDPAVAAGPFVTTANDITGITIYLSLATLLIEYLR from the coding sequence ATGTCGCAATCGTCAACAGGTCGTCGAGCCGTTGACCCTAACGACGTAGGTGGGGAGTCGACGCACGCCTCTGTTCCCGTCAGCCGAGTCCAGATTGGTGAGCAGGGACCGTCTAAGTTCGACCTGTTGCTTGAGGGGATCGAGCGACTGCTCCGACGCGGAGCGATCACCAATCTGACCCGCATGCTCGGAAAGCTGCACCCGGCGGATATCGCGAAGGTGATCACACATCTATCGGTTGTGAAGGATAAACGCACCATCTTCGAACTGGTCCGAGGCGAAAAGCAACGAGGGTTGGTCTTGAGTGAGCTCGATGCCGACAGCATTACGGCGGTATTGGCCGATTTGCAGGCTCCCGATCTGGCCTGGTTGCTCAAGGATCAGGAACCGGACGATGTGGCATACATTCTGGGCGTCCTGCCGGAGGAGCGGGCACAGGACGTGTTGGCGCTCATGAAGGCAGAGGTGTCGACCGAGGTCGCTGGGATCTTACAGCATCCCAAGGATACCGCCGGCGGTATCATGACAACGGAGTTTTTTTCGTTGTCCGACGACACGACCGCGCAGGAGGCGATCCATCGCTTGCAGGAGGCCAGTGACGCCAAAAATGTGTTCTACCTCTACGTCAGGGATCGTGACGAGCGCTTGGTGGGTGTCCTGTCTCTACGTCAGCTGCTAACCGTACCGCCGCAGACGGCGCTGAAGAACATCATGACACGGGACGTGATCAGTGTCGACGTAGACATGGACCAGGAGGAGGTGGCACGGCAGGTGGCGAGCTATAACCTGCTCGCTATTCCTGTAACGGAAAAAGACGGGCGATTGGTGGGCATCATTACAGTGGACGACGTCGTGGATGTTATTCGCGAAGAAGCGACCGAAGACATGTTGAAAATGGCCGGGGCGTTGGAAGAAGACCTGCTGTCGAAATCGTCCAGCCTGAGCGCGGCGCGTACGCGGTTTCCCTGGCTCTTCACGAATCTCTTCGGCAGCCTGCTCTCGGGCGCCATTCTGTGGTACTTCAGATACACGCTGCAGGAAGTTGTGGCCGTGGTCAGTTTCATACCGGTTATTGCGGCGATGGGAGGCAACGTCGGCCTTCAGTCGTCCACGCTGATCATTCGAGGGTTGGCCACTGGCTTGATCGAGCTGACGGACGTGTGGAAGGTCTTCCTGCGCGAAATACGGGTGGCCTTGCTCTTGGGGTTGGCCTGCGGCGTCCTGCTGACATTGATCGGGTGGATTTGGCACGGACATGGGTACTTGGGGATGGTGGTGGGAACATCCTTGGTTGCGGCATTCTTAGTATCGACGAGTATGGCTACCTTCATGCCGATTGTTCTGAAACGTAATGGCATCGATCCAGCTGTCGCAGCGGGGCCGTTTGTGACGACCGCAAACGATATAACCGGCATTACGATCTATCTGTCGCTGGCCACACTGTTAATCGAATACTTGCGGTGA
- the era gene encoding GTPase Era: MKSGTVVLIGRSNVGKSTLLNRLLGEKISIVSNKSQTTRQRILGVMHRADAQIGYLDTPGLHEPTHRLNARMVRSALDAVDDADILYVVTDAAMGSPTKDRAVMQAVRRALTKRPRPALLVVNKVDCVRKPALLPMLDAFSKVHDWAALVPVSAKTGVNLDRLVDATIGMLPNDEVLYPEDTLTDQSMRALAGEYIREQVLHQTYEEVPHSVAVSIEEFREEGRLARVAATVWVERTAQKAILIGQGGARLKTIGIGARLDMERVFGMKVFLQLWVKVRESWREDEQMLVELGY; encoded by the coding sequence ATGAAATCTGGAACGGTGGTGCTGATCGGGCGTTCCAACGTCGGCAAGTCGACGTTGCTCAATCGGCTGCTGGGTGAGAAAATCTCGATCGTATCGAATAAGTCGCAGACGACCCGCCAGCGAATTCTCGGCGTCATGCATCGCGCGGACGCCCAGATTGGGTATCTGGATACGCCCGGACTCCACGAGCCCACGCATCGACTGAATGCGCGGATGGTACGGAGCGCGTTGGATGCGGTCGACGACGCCGACATTCTGTATGTGGTCACCGATGCGGCGATGGGATCGCCGACGAAGGATCGAGCCGTGATGCAGGCTGTGCGGCGTGCGCTGACCAAGCGGCCACGGCCGGCACTGCTTGTAGTGAACAAAGTGGACTGTGTGCGCAAACCTGCGTTGCTGCCGATGCTCGATGCCTTCAGCAAGGTGCACGACTGGGCAGCACTTGTGCCGGTCTCGGCAAAAACCGGGGTCAATCTCGATCGCCTCGTGGACGCGACGATCGGGATGTTGCCGAACGATGAGGTCCTGTATCCGGAGGACACGCTCACGGATCAATCGATGCGTGCCTTGGCCGGAGAATATATCCGCGAGCAAGTGCTCCACCAGACCTACGAGGAGGTACCGCATTCGGTCGCCGTGTCAATCGAGGAGTTTCGCGAAGAGGGCCGGCTCGCACGGGTTGCGGCGACCGTATGGGTGGAGCGTACCGCACAGAAGGCCATCCTCATTGGCCAAGGCGGAGCGCGCTTGAAGACGATTGGAATCGGTGCGCGCCTGGACATGGAACGAGTATTTGGAATGAAAGTGTTCCTGCAGCTGTGGGTCAAGGTGCGAGAATCGTGGCGGGAAGACGAGCAGATGCTGGTGGAATTGGGGTACTGA